A genomic window from Litoreibacter janthinus includes:
- a CDS encoding L,D-transpeptidase: protein MSIKQSRRLFLTTASAALATPALLRAQNIETPVDEIGVPQTPQGVRRNASSFQYQQWQDHFDTLGVATVVADTTSRALHYWSADGSDYRVFATSVPRREDLTKRGYTKVVRKKVGPDWTPTVSMIKEDPDLKYMPPGPGNPLGTHAMYLDWPAYLIHGTHDTRKIGRRSSSGCIGLYNEKIAELFELCPVGTQVRVI, encoded by the coding sequence ATGAGCATCAAACAATCGCGTCGCCTATTTCTCACGACGGCGTCCGCAGCGCTGGCGACACCTGCGCTTTTGCGCGCCCAGAACATCGAAACCCCCGTTGATGAAATTGGCGTGCCGCAAACGCCGCAAGGGGTGCGCCGCAACGCCTCCAGCTTCCAATATCAGCAGTGGCAGGATCATTTCGACACGTTGGGTGTCGCAACCGTCGTTGCCGACACCACTTCGCGCGCGTTGCATTACTGGAGCGCCGATGGCTCGGATTACCGCGTGTTCGCGACGTCGGTGCCGCGTCGCGAAGATCTGACCAAGCGTGGCTATACCAAAGTTGTCCGTAAGAAAGTCGGTCCTGACTGGACGCCGACCGTGTCGATGATCAAAGAAGACCCAGATCTAAAATACATGCCTCCTGGCCCCGGTAACCCGCTGGGCACCCACGCGATGTATCTCGACTGGCCTGCCTACCTGATTCACGGCACGCATGACACGCGTAAGATCGGGCGTCGCTCGTCTTCGGGCTGTATCGGTCTGTATAATGAAAAGATCGCTGAATTGTTCGAGCTTTGCCCTGTCGGCACTCAGGTTCGCGTAATTTAA